A genome region from Hevea brasiliensis isolate MT/VB/25A 57/8 chromosome 7, ASM3005281v1, whole genome shotgun sequence includes the following:
- the LOC110655422 gene encoding protein terminal ear1 — MGETGIVRFPGNLDPRAQEFRPRNNPNNVNLTQQMPLFGPPPLPPPPPPPHQVYYTYAAPQAVPFSDDGVVGYTQYPSAAPLAYVSTVLPLPPQSGAPTRTLVLSSVPSDVSESIIRRELEVFGEVRGVQMERICDGIVTVHFYDLRHAEKALKEIRDQHMHQQSRLRNLFAALERSSGFLRLGENLLAPPPPAARGLISGCAVWAQFIIPSCNAVPDGHNQGTIVVFNLDPNVSTSSLKEIFQAFGSVKELRETPLKKQQRFVEFYDIRDAAKALREMNGKDIHGKQVVIEFSRPGGYGRKFFNASATSKTSSISNALINTKISTYAPPQPPPPPPPPLPRKFSSRSAPNISPPSFLAQTQSSPRKASNFSKENPKENVNNKSLTINGGDGDGVAEKVDDGPVKRNAKKSQNESGATSTKQQHRNRPWKSRQAKKFDTRFLINDVAMMESNSSDSRTTVMIKNIPNKYSQKLLLNMLDNHCIHCNEQIANGEDQPLSSYDFVYLPIDFNNKCNVGYGFVNMTSPQATLRLYKAFHHQHWEVFNSRKICEVTYARVQGLEALKEHFKNSKFPCEIDHYLPVVFSPPRDGRQLTEPQPIVGQKQQPPMILGLPIKYHDNKNGGDSLNNSDSNNGDTDQEGEEDNTNRCSSSRDRNGGDIGDDDDKDRIVAAEF, encoded by the exons ATGGGAGAAACCGGTATTGTCCGGTTTCCGGGGAATCTAGACCCTAGAGCGCAAGAGTTCAGGCCAAGAAATAACCCTAACAACGTCAACTTGACCCAACAAATGCCCCTCTTTGGACCTCCACCGCTGCCTCCTCCTCCACCTCCACCGCACCAAGTCTACTATACGTATGCTGCTCCTCAAGCTGTTCCTTTTAGTGATGACGGAGTTGTAGGGTACACTCAGTACCCTTCTGCTGCACCCCTAGCGTACGTTAGCACCGTCCTGCCTCTACCGCCACAGTCGGGTGCGCCAACGAGGACGCTGGTGTTAAGTTCGGTGCCGAGCGACGTTAGCGAGTCGATCATTAGGAGAGAATTGGAGGTATTTGGAGAGGTGAGAGGGGTCCAGATGGAGAGAATTTGTGATGGGATCGTGACCGTCCATTTCTACGATCTGAGACATGCAGAGAAGGCGTTAAAGGAGATACGAGACCAACACATGCACCAGCAAAGCAGGTTAAGAAACCTCTTTGCTGCCTTAGAACGAAGTTCTGGGTTTCTACGACTTGGGGAGAACTTGCTTGCACCACCGCCTCCAGCGGCGCGTGGGCTCATTTCCGGTTGCGCTGTGTGGGCCCAGTTCATCATTCCGTCGTGTAACGCTGTCCCGGACGGGCATAACCAAGGGACTATAGTCGTTTTCAATTTAGACCCCAATGTTTCTACGTCTTCCCTCAAGGAAATTTTCCAAGCTTTTG GTTCTGTTAAAGAATTGAGAGAGACACCATTAAAGAAGCAACAAAGATTTGTGGAGTTTTATGACATAAGAGATGCAGCTAAAGCTCTGAGGGAGATGAATGGTAAAGATATTCATGGCAAGCAGGTTGTCATCGAGTTTAGTCGACCAGGTGGATATGGCAGAAAGTTTTTCAATGCCTCTGCCACCTCTAAAACCTCCTCCATTAGCAATGCTTTGATTAATACGAAAATTTCAACATATGCGCCACCACAACCTCCTCCACCGCCTCCACCACCATTGCCTCGTAAATTCTCCAGCCGTTCTGCTCCTAATATATCTCCGCCTTCTTTTCTGGCTCAAACTCAATCCTCCCCGAGGAAAGCCTCGAATTTTAGCAAGGAAAACCCTAAAGAGAATGTTAACAACAAGAGTTTGACGATAAATGGTGGAGACGGGGATGGAGTTGCAGAAAAGGTTGATGATGGGCCTGTAAAGAGAAACGCAAAGAAAAGCCAAAACGAGTCTGGTGCTACGTCTACGAAGCAGCAACATAGAAATAGGCCATGGAAGAGCAGACAAGCAAAGAAGTTTGATACTCGTTTTCTTATAAATGATGTTGCTATGATGGAATCGAATTCCAGTGATTCTAGGACCACTGTCATGATCAAGAACATACCCAACAAGTACAG TCAGAAACTGCTCTTAAACATGCTAGACAACCACTGCATCCACTGCAACGAGCAGATTGCCAACGGCGAAGACCAGCCCTTGTCCTCCTACGACTTCGTCTATCTCCCTATTGATTTCAA TAACAAGTGCAATGTGGGATATGGCTTCGTGAACATGACGTCCCCACAGGCAACATTGAGGCTCTACAAGGCTTTTCACCATCAACATTGGGAGGTCTTTAATTCAAGAAAAATTTGTGAAGTCACTTACGCTAGAGTTCAG GGATTAGAAGCGTTAAAGGAGCACTTCAAGAACTCAAAGTTCCCTTGCGAGATAGATCACTACCTGCCAGTGGTGTTTTCGCCTCCTCGAGACGGGAGGCAACTGACGGAGCCTCAACCCATTGTCGGCCAGAAGCAACAGCCCCCCATGATTCTTGGTCTTCCCATTAAATATCATGACAACAAGAACGGTGGAGATAGCCTCAATAATAGCGACAGCAACAACGGAGACACTGaccaagaaggagaagaagataaTACGAACCGTTGCAGCAGCAGCCGCGACCGAAACGGCGGCGATATCGGTGATGATGATGACAAAGACAGAATAGTGGCAGCTGAGTTTTAG